The following is a genomic window from Pseudomonas parafulva.
CCTAATTTGCCAGCGGGGCGCCATCCATCCGATGCGTACTTGTAAATGGTTCTCACTACAATTAGCATCTTTCGCTCCCTTCCCTCAGTTCCGGGCACCCTGCCCGCTTCGCGAGCCGACCGATACCATGAGCCCGATGCCAGCCGCGCGGTTCGACCCTGATCCCCACCAAGAAGCGCTGCAGTGGCTGGCCCTGCTGAGCCGCCCCGGCAGTCACGCGCAGCAGCGCAAGGCCTTCGCCCAGTGGTGCCAGGACCCGGAAAACGCTCGCGCCTTCGCCGCCCTGCAGCACCGTCCTGGCTCAGTGCCGACCCCGGCCGGGCGGCCGCGTCCACGACCGCTGGCGCTGCGCCGCAGCCACTGGGGCAGCCTGCTCGGCGCGCTGTTCCTGCTGCTGCTGGCCGCACTGGCCTTTGTCTACTGGCCACTGATGCAGCGCCTGGGCAGCGAACTGCACACCAGTGCTGGCGAGCGGCGCAGCGTGCGTCTGGCCGATGGCTCCACCCTGCACTTGGACGGTGCCAGCGCGATGAACGTGGACTTGCGCGGTCGCACCCGACAGTTGCAACTGGTGCAGGGCTTGGTGGATCTGGAGGTCAACCTCGATGGGCGCGCGCTGGAAGTCCAGGTGGACGATGTGTCGATCCAGGTCTTCGCCACGCGCCTGAGGCTCAGCCGCTACGGCGATCACGACGAGCTGGTGGTGCTCAACGGCAAGGCCGTGATCCGCCAGGGCGGCGACCAGCGCCTGCTCTCGGCCGGCGAGCGGGTGCGGTTCGATTCGGGGCATCTGGAGGCGGTGGAAAAAGTCGACACCCGCAGCCTTCAGGCGTGGCGCGACGGTCGCTTGATCGCCCGCGACCTGCCTTTGCAGCAGGTGCTGGAGGCGCTGGCCGGTTATCGGGGTATGCGGGTGTGGGTGCTGGACGCGCAGATCGGGCAACGCCGAATCAGCGGCGATTTTGCGCTGGACCCTGCCAGCAATACGCTGGATGCGCTGATCGCCGACCAGCAACTGCGGGCCTACCCCTTGCTCGGCCAGGCGCTGATCGTCCATTGAGGTGAGGTGCACGGCTAAGCGTCTGAAACCGTGTAGATTTTTTTTGAAATGAGTGTTGACACAAGGGCATCACAAGAGAATAATGCGCGCCATTGGCTACATAGCTCAGTTGGTTAGAGCATAGCATTCATAATGCTGGGGTCCGGGGTTCAAGTCCCTGTGTAGCCACCAAACCTGAAAAGGGCTTACCGCAAGGTAAGCCCTTTTTCTTTGCCTGCGATTTCTTCAGCGCACACCCGCCACAGCCACGGTCAACCCCAGGCCGATCAGCGCGACACCGATCACCCGGTCCACCACGTGCTGTCGCTCGATCATCGCCCCACGCAGCCTTTCACTCGAGAAAAACACCGCTACCAGGCTGAACCATGCCCAGTGAGCGAACGACATGAACGCCCCGTACGCCAGGTTCACCATCAGCGCGCTGCCCGGCGTCACCACCTGGGTATAGGCGCTGATTACGAAGAGCATGGTCTTGGGATTCAGGGCGTTGGTGAGAAAGCCCGTGCGCAGTGCGGCGAATGTGCTGGTCGCACCGGCTTGCGTGGGCCCATCGAGGCGGATGCGCTGGGTGTTGGTCAGCGACTTGTAGCCCAGGTAGATGAGATACCCCGCGCCCATCACCTTCATCGACAAAAACAGCGCTGGGCTGTGGCTGATGACCAGCCCGATGCCGAACAGGGTGTAGAACACGTGCACCTGCACTCCGAGGGCGATGCCCAGCGCCGCCGCCAACCCAGCGCGACGGCCCTGTGCATAACTGCTGCGGGTGACCATGGCGAAGTCGGCCCCAGGACTGATCACGGCCAACAGGGTGAACAGGGCGACGGCAAGCAGTTCGGTCATAGTGAATCCTCGATAGGCGATGAATAGACACAGTGAGCGTCATTATCGAGGGCCGTCAGACAGGCGAAAAACGATTTCCTCGGCCTCTGATCTGCTAGTTTTCATCACAGATCCCCCACTCGAACCTGGATGACTGCTGGTGAAACTCCCTCCTCTTGCCGCCCTGCGCTACTTCGACAGCGCTGCCCGCCACGAAAGCTTCGTCGCCGCAGCCGAGCAGTTGCACGTCACCCATGGCGCCGTCAGTCGTCAGGTCCGTCTGCTCGAGGAAGGGCTGGGAGTGGCGTTGTTCGAACGGCGCAACCGCGCGGTATTTCTTACCGCGGCTGGACGCGCGCTGTACGACACCACCCAGGCGATCTTCGAGCAGTTGGCGAGCACCGTCGAACGCTTGCAGCAACAGGACGACATTCTCGTCCTGTCATGCGAGCCGACGCTGGCCATGCGCTGGCTGATCCCGCGCCTGCCGGATTTCCACGCCAGCCACCCGGACCTGCATCTGCACCTGGTGGCCGCAGGCGGCCCGGTGGATTTCGCCCGTGGCGGCATCGACCTGGCCCTGCGCCGCGACGATTTCCATTGGGATCGCGCCCTGCACAGCCTCAAGCTCTGCGAGGAATGGATCGGCCCGGTCGCGGGCTCGGCCGCTGCCAGCGTGCTCGACGGCCAACGCCTGTTGCACAGCGATACCCGGCCCACGGCCTGGAACACCTGGCAACGGCTGAGCGGCCATAGCGTCGCGGGGGCACAGCGCAGCGACTTCCAGCACTTCTACCTGTCGATCCAGGCCGCCAGTGCCGGGCTGGGTCTGGCCATGGCCTCGGCGCTGATGGTCGGTGACGAGTTGGACAGCGGCCAGTTGCAGGCCCCCTTCGGCTTTGTGCGCGATGGCTCGGCCTATCACCTGCTCAGCCCGCAGCCATTGGACGACGGCAGCAAGCGCCAGCGCTTCGCCGACTGGGCGAGGCTGCAGTGTCGCAAGAGCCTGGTTGAGTGGGGTCTGGAACGGGAGGCCGACCGTATCCCGGCGGCGCCGGAAAAAAGTGGCATAGAGCCATGACCGGCGCTGTTCAGGAACCCGCTTCTTCATCCAGTATGGACAGCCCGCCGGCCCCGGCGGCCACCGACAAGGAGTTACGCATGCACAAGCTGGCTGTATCGGCCCTGGCCGCCCTCGCCTTCAGCGGCCTGGTCCAGGCCGATGCGCGCATCGACCTGGGCGATGCGCAGCGGGTCACCCGCCTGTTCGCCTTTCCCAACAATTGCCATGTGATCTGCTTTCGCGACTGGACTCTGGAGCAGACCGTCGAGCACTACCTGACCCAGAGCGTGCGTCGCGACGGCTACGCCAACGCCCAGGTTCAGGTCAGTCGAAACAGCGACGACCATGTGCAAGCCCTCATCAGCGATGTCCCACCGAGCTACGCCGAGCCGCTGCGCCAGTTGCTCGACAGTGGCGAGCTGGCCTATCAGGGCGCCACCCGTCTGAACAAGGACGGCAAATGGGCCTACGACTGGTACTTGTTCCTGCCGCTGGGCATGGCCCTGGAGAACCGCCGCAGCATCGAGCTGCTGCATTTCCCACCGGATTACTCGCTCACCCAGGCCCAGGACTACCTGCGCTCGAACACCACCGACCGTTGGGCACAGTTGCTCACCTTCAACGGCATCGACGCCAGCCAGACCCCGGCCTACCAGACCATCGTCGACATTGCCCCGATTGCGGCGCCCGCCAGCGCCGGCAAGGACCTGGAGGGCACCTACAGCTACTTCAGCGACTACCAGACGCGCATGGTCAAGCAGATGACCTTGCGCCAGGGCGCCCAGCCGCTGCCGATGGTGGCCTTCGGCGCCCCGGTGCGCAGCTGGATCCAGCAGCAGTACGGGCCTAAGGTGAACGTACTGGGGCTGGTCAGCATCAGCCCGCAGGCCGGCAGCCAGGTGCCAGTGCTCGGCGCCAACCACCCCAGTGCGATCTGGTATGCAGCGGACAAGAACAACACCGGCGGCGATCAGGACAAGGCCGACGCGGCGGGGCTGAAGATGATGGGCCAGGATCTGACCGCCGCCTGCTGGCAGGCCGGGATGGGGCGCAATCCTAACGCCGACGCCAAGCTGACGCTGGAGGCCTGTGCGACCAAGTGGCAAGTGACGCAGAAGAAGCAGACCTGCGAGCTGTTCTACCGCACCCTGCGCGACATGACGCCGGCACAGGCCGCCGCCAAGTGCAACACCGGGAGCGTGACGCGCAGCCTGCGCGATTTGCGCAGGCCGGTCGAGGTGGAGCTTTAGCCCGCGTCAGTCCTCGAGCAAGGTGCAGGCCATCACCAACGCATCTTCGCGTCCGCCTGGCGCCGGGTAGTAGTCCCGGCGCCGGCCGATTTCGTTGAAGCCGTAACGCTCGTACAACCGATAGGCCGACTGGTTGCTGGCGCGCACTTCCAGGAAGCATTCCCGGCCATTGAGCTGCCAGGCCCGTGCCATCAGGTGCTGGAGCAGGCGCAGGCCCAGCCCGCGCCCCTGGTTCTCCGGCTTGACGGTGATGTTGAGCAGGTGCGCTTCGTCGATGATCACGTTGATCACCCCGTGTCCCACCTGCTGCTGGCCGTCGAACATCAACCACACTTCGTAGGACTTGAGCGCATCCTGAAAGATGCCGCGGGTCCAGGGATGACTGAAGGCGGCATATTCGATCTTCAGTACGGCATCCAGATCCGCCTCGGTCATCGGGCGGAAACTGATCGAGTCACTCATTCAACGCTCTTCCAGCGCGCCATCAGCTGGCGCATGGCTTTCCAGACGAGCGCCTTGCGCGGCGGCTCGTCCATCAACAGTTCAAGACCCGGCAGTGCCCAGACCTCGCCCAGGCCCTCGACCGTGAGCATCTGGTAGTACGCCTGCTCGTCGGCAGCGGCGGCGAAGCGTACCGCTGGCAGGCCGACCAACCACACACAGTGGCTGGGGACTTCCTCCAGGCGCGCCTGGACAAAGCCCTGGACGAAGTCGCGCGCCGACTCCGGGCCCTGGTCCATGGTGCTGCGCAACAGCAGCGGCCAACGCACCGGCTCGCCGACGATCTGCGGGGCGTCGGGCAGGCCGGCAGCGCGCAGCATGTCCTTGAGCAGCAGATAGGACGGGTCGCGGCTCTGGAACGGCTGCCCGGTGGCCAACTCCACCAACAGCAGGCACTTGCCCGCGCGCAGCAACTGTAAAGCGAAGCGCGGCGGCGGCACCGGCGCGGGCCTTGCGACCTTGGGCGCCTCCGGCTCGCGCTCGGCCACCGGGGCGGCCGGTTTGGGCGTGCTGCCTGGGCGCGGAATCTCGATCTTCGGTCGCTCGATCTGACGCACTTGGCCGGCGACCGGCACCGCCTCGGCCTGAGTGGCGGCTGCCGGGCGCGTCGGCTGCACCTCGAAGTCCGGTGTATCCACCGGCGGCACCGGCAGCAGCAACTCGGGCCGCGAAGGCGCCGCGAACGGCAGTTCGGCGCGCGGCAGCCAGTGCACCACTTGCATGGCGGACAGGTAGGCGCGGCGGCGGGGCTCGGTCAGCACGGCTCAGGTTCCGGAGGGTTGGGTGCGGTCGGGCATTCTAACGCCGTTGGCGGAAATTTTCCGAGCCAATCCCGCTTCCGAGGCTGCGCGCACCGCCCAGGCGCGGGTTCATCCGCGACCAAGCCACCCGGGCCGGGCAAAACCCGGACCAAGGGGTGAAACCCTGCCCCCCTGATGCAGTACAATCGCCGCTTTTATTTGGCAACGAGTCGACCCGCCAATGATCGAACCCAAGCGCGTCCTGCGCGCCCTAGCCGAACACTGGGCCTTGATCGAGCCGCTGTGCGAGCGTTTCGACCAGGGCACCCTGAGCCTGGTCGAGCTGCGCCAGCAACTGGCCCGCCAGCAGGTGGAGAGCACCGCGCAGGACATCACCCAACTGCTCGACGTGTGGATCCGCCTGGACATCCTGGTCCCGGTGGCCAAGAGCCCGAACCGCTTCGAGCTCAACGCGCAGATCCACGACTTCCTCGCCTACCTGCGCCGCGAGCACCGCCTGGGCCTGTGCCTGGAGATCGAAGCCTACCTGCGCCACCTCGAGCGTCTGGCCGGGCATATCCAGGACGCCTTCGACAACCGCGACAGCGACGACCTGGCGCGCCAACTGCGCCTGCTCGACATGCGCGTGCGCGACGTGCTGAAGAAGCTCGACAACGACGAGCAGGCGCTGGTGGCCGTGGCCGAACGGGCCAAGACCAGCAACCGCCAGATCCCCCTGCGTCAGCGCTACGCCGAAGTGCTGGCGACCTGGGACGAATACGTCGAGCCGATGATCCAGCTGGTCAATGCCGACGGCGCCTTCGAGCAGGGCGTACGCAAGGTCGAGACCGTGCTGCTGCGCCTGCTCGGCGAGCAGGCGCGCCTGGGTCATCTGGTCGACGACGACATGCTGTTGCGCACCCACGCGCGCATCCTCGAGATGCAGACCAGCGCCCAGCTCACCCTGCGCCATGCCCGTGAACTGCTGCTGCCGCTGCGCGAGGAAGCCCGTCGGCACAACGCCGTGACCCGCGGCGCCGCGCTGGCCCTGTCGGTGATCCGCAAGAAAGGCCTGGATGCCGTGCCACAGGCGGCCATGCCGCTGTTCACCCGACCGCAGAGCACCTTCCTTGGCAGCGCCAGCCAGGTCGAAGCCTATGTGTATGCGCTGGCCCGCTTCGAGCCCAAGCCGGCGCGCTTCCCCAAGGCGCACAGGACCGACAAAGGCCCGCTGCCGCGCGCGCCACGCACGGTCAAGGAAATGCTCGAACGCTGCGAAGACGCCCTGCCGCTGCCCGACCTGATGGTCTGGTTGCTGGAGCAGGAGCCCGAAGGCGCCACCGACGAATTGCTGTACTGGTTCTCGCGCCTGTCGCGTGAAAAGCGCTTCAGCCGCGCGCGCCTGGAGCGCCAGGACTACCTCACCCGCGAACACGTGGTCAGCCTGCGCTCCTTCGCCCTGACCTCCAGCCGCGAGCCCTCGCCGGCCGCCACCGAATCCACCGCGAGTCCCGTCCATGCATCTTGATCTTTCCGAACTGTCCCAGCTCGCGCCGATCTTCCGCGAGCTGTTCAAGGGCTTCCACATCAGCCGCCGCGACCCGGAACTGTACGCCCAGTTGTCGAATTTCCAGGATGCCTACCGCAGCCTGTTCAAGGCCTTGGGCTTCGAACTGGTGTGTGACACCCGCGGCTTCTACTACTTCGTCCCCGAACAGGCCGCCGCGCAGGTGAACAAGACCGCCCAACGCCTGGCACTGTTCACCTTCATCCTGGTCGAGCACCTGGCCGACCAGGGCCGCGACCCGATCGCCGTGCTCGACGGCGGCAGCATCGGCCGCGACGAGTTGCCCTCGCTGCTGGAGAAGTACCGCGACCTGTTCGTGCAGGCCGAGGTACAGACGGTCGAGGAGCTCGAAGAGAAAATCCTGCGGCGCATGACGCAATTGGGCTTCGCCTTCGAGGAAGGTGGCATTTACCGCTTCCTGCCGCCGATGCACCGTTTCCTCGACGTGTGTCTGTCGGTCCAGCAGGACCGCGACCTGGCCGCCACCCTGCACAGCGACCTGCCGTTGCCGACACCGGTGCTGATCGAAGAAGAAACGCCCGAAGAACTGCACCG
Proteins encoded in this region:
- a CDS encoding FecR family protein, which translates into the protein MSPMPAARFDPDPHQEALQWLALLSRPGSHAQQRKAFAQWCQDPENARAFAALQHRPGSVPTPAGRPRPRPLALRRSHWGSLLGALFLLLLAALAFVYWPLMQRLGSELHTSAGERRSVRLADGSTLHLDGASAMNVDLRGRTRQLQLVQGLVDLEVNLDGRALEVQVDDVSIQVFATRLRLSRYGDHDELVVLNGKAVIRQGGDQRLLSAGERVRFDSGHLEAVEKVDTRSLQAWRDGRLIARDLPLQQVLEALAGYRGMRVWVLDAQIGQRRISGDFALDPASNTLDALIADQQLRAYPLLGQALIVH
- a CDS encoding LysE family translocator, giving the protein MTELLAVALFTLLAVISPGADFAMVTRSSYAQGRRAGLAAALGIALGVQVHVFYTLFGIGLVISHSPALFLSMKVMGAGYLIYLGYKSLTNTQRIRLDGPTQAGATSTFAALRTGFLTNALNPKTMLFVISAYTQVVTPGSALMVNLAYGAFMSFAHWAWFSLVAVFFSSERLRGAMIERQHVVDRVIGVALIGLGLTVAVAGVR
- a CDS encoding LysR substrate-binding domain-containing protein, encoding MKLPPLAALRYFDSAARHESFVAAAEQLHVTHGAVSRQVRLLEEGLGVALFERRNRAVFLTAAGRALYDTTQAIFEQLASTVERLQQQDDILVLSCEPTLAMRWLIPRLPDFHASHPDLHLHLVAAGGPVDFARGGIDLALRRDDFHWDRALHSLKLCEEWIGPVAGSAAASVLDGQRLLHSDTRPTAWNTWQRLSGHSVAGAQRSDFQHFYLSIQAASAGLGLAMASALMVGDELDSGQLQAPFGFVRDGSAYHLLSPQPLDDGSKRQRFADWARLQCRKSLVEWGLEREADRIPAAPEKSGIEP
- the rimI gene encoding ribosomal protein S18-alanine N-acetyltransferase — translated: MSDSISFRPMTEADLDAVLKIEYAAFSHPWTRGIFQDALKSYEVWLMFDGQQQVGHGVINVIIDEAHLLNITVKPENQGRGLGLRLLQHLMARAWQLNGRECFLEVRASNQSAYRLYERYGFNEIGRRRDYYPAPGGREDALVMACTLLED
- the mksB gene encoding Mks condensin complex protein MksB, which translates into the protein MIEPKRVLRALAEHWALIEPLCERFDQGTLSLVELRQQLARQQVESTAQDITQLLDVWIRLDILVPVAKSPNRFELNAQIHDFLAYLRREHRLGLCLEIEAYLRHLERLAGHIQDAFDNRDSDDLARQLRLLDMRVRDVLKKLDNDEQALVAVAERAKTSNRQIPLRQRYAEVLATWDEYVEPMIQLVNADGAFEQGVRKVETVLLRLLGEQARLGHLVDDDMLLRTHARILEMQTSAQLTLRHARELLLPLREEARRHNAVTRGAALALSVIRKKGLDAVPQAAMPLFTRPQSTFLGSASQVEAYVYALARFEPKPARFPKAHRTDKGPLPRAPRTVKEMLERCEDALPLPDLMVWLLEQEPEGATDELLYWFSRLSREKRFSRARLERQDYLTREHVVSLRSFALTSSREPSPAATESTASPVHAS
- the mksE gene encoding Mks condensin complex protein MksE; translation: MHLDLSELSQLAPIFRELFKGFHISRRDPELYAQLSNFQDAYRSLFKALGFELVCDTRGFYYFVPEQAAAQVNKTAQRLALFTFILVEHLADQGRDPIAVLDGGSIGRDELPSLLEKYRDLFVQAEVQTVEELEEKILRRMTQLGFAFEEGGIYRFLPPMHRFLDVCLSVQQDRDLAATLHSDLPLPTPVLIEEETPEELHRTDDPLDLTPFDGEESEEDALARAIREEQQEIDA